TGTACCAACGGTAGAATATGCCTGCCATATCCCAATGacaaaagtaaagaaaaaaatatataaatgaacaaataaataaaatctaaatttgTTCTTACTAGTGCAAGGAAAAGGTCATTTTCTAGTTTGCTATTATTGGGGTATTTCGTCAGCAATTATGAGTCAAAAACTTTTTCCCTCCAAGCAACCATGCAAGGGCAAGCTCTGGTAAAGTgctaaatttatcttaattatgaTCGATAGCGagcaagaaagagaaagaaacttCATTTACTTAAAAGACAGGAATTTACGAGCATCCTCCTGTTTTTCTGCCAATGCTGCAATTTCTCTTGCTGGGTACGCTTTGGAGCTGAAGAACGTTCAGCATTTTCACTGTCAGCATTGTCTGAAGTATCATTTAAGCTTTCTCCCACTGAAAAATCCTTCTCTTGGAGAGTGTTGCAGTCTAAAGGCTTACATAGTCCAAAATCTGAGAGTCTCAAGTGGCCATATCTATCAAGCAGCAAGTTATCAGGCTTAATATCTCTGTGGAAAAATGCAACATAGCAGGGATCAGAGTATCTGAAAAGTAATTATGTTTATGAATTCATTAACTAAAAACATGATTAGCTAGAAACCTATGAATGTaattgtgtttgtgaattgattCAATGGCCAATACTGTTTCTGCAACATAAAATCTGGCCTCATCTTCGGTTAATATATCCTTTCTCATAAGCAGTGTCATGACATCTCCACCAGGCAGGTATTCCATTATGAGGTATAGAAACTCATCATCCTGGAAGGAACAATATAGTTTGACAATGTAATTGCTGTCCACCTCTGCAAGCAGATTTCTTTCAGCTTTCACATGCTCAACCTAAATGAAACACAAGGGATTTTCCAGTAATTATAGTGAACAAACCACAACACTATCATCTGTAAGGCCAAACACTTCCACACCTGGCCTCTACGAAGCATCTCTGATTTCTTAAGCTTTTTCATTGCATATACGTTACCAGTTGTCTTTTCCCTACACACTCTGACCTGCACCAGATATAACCAAAAAGATACATCAAAGAAACTAGATCGTTAAGAAACAACTACACGGAATCTTTTCTTTTAGTAAAAGTTTCCACTCAGTTATCTCAGGAGCTAAGGGAACTGAGCAGGAAATAATAAGCAGGGGACCGCCTCCCCACTGGAGGGGGCggggagaagaaaataaatttgattggCAGCAGTATGCCAAATGCTATAAGGCAGTCCACAAGCAACCACACCCCACAACAGAGAAGAACCAGGAGTTTTGGGCAACTTAATAACTCTAAAATGCTTAAAATATATACCTCTCCAAATGCACCCTTTCCAATCATAGTCAGTAACTCAAAATCATCAGCACCCATCTTATGCCGCTGAAGACGCATGTACTCTGTTTCCTTCTTCTCCAAGAACTTCAGTAGGTTGTTTTGATCTTCCTCTGACACATCAGCATCAGCCAACTTCTTCTCCAATAAATTACGTCTGCTCGGGGGAAATAGAGGGGTACGCTTAGACACTATATTGCACTCTAAGCATAATAATTCAAGCGCTAAGATTCTAGTGTTGGACCAACCCCTTCTACATAGTATATAAGCAGCTTTAGTCAAAGGAATTATAGAAGTATGAACGCATGGACAATAAGAAGATATCAAAGTCTAGAAAACATGATGTATGGTCAGATATATCGCAAATATTGTTCATTCATTATTTCATGTGCTCTAAAGATATTCACATATGGCACACACAGAGTACTGCTTTGTAATCCATATTATCATAATAAACAGAAGGGGAGAGGGGGTCCCACAGTCTGCTAATATAATTACATTAATGCATTTGCTCCATCCTCTTAAaccaattttatataaaattttactaaatgACACTTTGGTTTTATCTTTAAAGGGCAGAGCCAACAGGTGAAAATCACGATTAGGAGAATGGTGATGCTATTTGTACACTAACTTTTGACACTCATAGAATTATAAGTATCTCTTCGAGGAATTAGCAACACTTCTTCATAAATTATCAAccacttttcaaaaattaaaattataaacatttttgCTATGTGTAAAAAGTGcatatagttttttaaaaataaaaacttttattatgtaaaagtgtttataattttcaaaaattagaaacacTTATgatttttaaagtgtttataatttttgaaaagtagttgataatttataaagaaGTGTTGTTAATTTCTTAAAGAAGTACTTATAATTCTATGAGTGTCAAAAGTTAGTGTGCAAATAGCATTACCATTAGGAGAAGGCAATCCTACTGAACTAGAATTGCAGGTTCAGGAAGAACAAGATATAAAAGCCTTTTCACTATCCTTTTTTTCTGATTTGTTCTCTTACATTCAAAATTCTGCCTTCCTCAGCTAGACATTTTGGCCTAAGTGACACTGAAGTCAGATTTGGGAGAAACGAAGAACTATGATTGCAATCTACAGGTTCCTTTATATTTGCATTAGAGTGTGTGAAAGGCTGATTGTGATCTCTTCTAAGGAGTTGGGATACATCATGAGAAGATGATGGACTACatatttaatgatttgtaattttgTCTTGACAGGGCTCTACATGTTAATAAAGATTGCCTTAGACTTTTGGGAGATTTCAGAATATAGTAAATTATTCTGTGTAGTAAGTTTTGTATAGTACCGATAAATCACATTGGTACTTGTCTATTTCTGTATTAGTTGCATCTATATAGCTGCTCAACATCTTTTCCCTTGTCTATTGAAAAcgaaaaatctaatttagtcccaTCACTAAGAGAGCCAAAGGAGCAGTTCTCCTATAAGGGCTTAACGGGAATCATCAAATTTGGCCATGTTAGTTCATAAAGAATGAAGTAGAAAGGGTCCAAGAATATACTAGTGCATGAAAACAATTTTCTTGATGATTATATATGACAAATGGCAACATCAATGACAGAGAGAACAAAACTTGACTGCATTTTGTATAGACTAGTTATAAtcagaaaaatatgaaattaatgatTCCATTAGAAGCAAAATGTTAAAGCATAAAACAATGAGCAACTACgtatgaaaaataatagaaaccaaaatgacaagaaaaaagaaattatagagactaaaaaaaaaaagaactaaccaaatatttaatatcttTCAAGGGGCATGTTATGTTACGTACCGCTCCTTCCTCTCCTGCAGGATTTTCTTTTGCTCCCTGTAATGGTTCTCTATATACTGCTTCGCCAATGCAACCCTCTGTTTTGTTATGTTTGAAGCTTCTTCATCAGATAAAGAACCATCTGCTTTTCCCGTAGAAGTGGATTCCTTTTCCTTAGACGACGATGTCAACCGATCCCGTGATTGAAGCTTATGAAACCAACCCCTAGCTGAGTCCATTACTCTATACAATCAATCAAGGTTTGCATATGAAATCCACCACCAAACATCTATTCTTGAACAGCCGCAACTTGTCCCTCGAAAGGCAAATCGACTCTCCCTTCTATCTGCAACAAATACTAATGAAAATCAATGATGATTGTTATGTTACAgatgaaatattattttctcgAACTTAGCAGTCCCGCAGAATTTGAAGACAACAAAAAAGGGACAAAAAAATGCAAgatagagaaatagagagaggtTTCCATTTTCAcatatttcaaagaaaattcgTTGAGACAAAATAGCCCAAAATGTACACAAAATTCTCCAGAAGCATTTCGGATTCAAAACCCAAGTAATGACGTACAAATTTGAATTGCACAGAGAATCCAGCGGATCCAAAAACAAAACTCATCAAACACGCAAAGACATCAAGGTACAAATTAAGAACATGGAAACCCCTAGAACTCGAAGGACGAAAGGCGAAGCAGAGAGATGGACGGTTGTATCGCGACGAGACGCGAACAGAAAAATCGGATTACCGTTAATTGCCGCACCGCAGCAATTCAATCCGATGATTTCGGTGGCCGGCTAGCGCTGTTGTTTCAGAATCTGCGATAAATATTCTTCGCTGCCCGCTCTTTCTTGGTATATATAGGTTTTCCCCAACTGCGCAAGTGACCGTTGCTAAATCTGTAATTAGAAAGTAGACGGGCGCCTTGGGTGGTTTGGGGGAACAATTTTAGAAGTACCAAAAGTGAAAGGATACTAAATTaggaaatatattttaaaaaataaaaaattaaaaaaattctcgaTCGAAAACTTGAAGGGTCCTTGATCAACATATTATCTTCGACTGAAACTATCTCACTCTCTATTTGAATGAATGGATAGGTAAATCGTGAaccaaaactcaaaatttagcATCTCAAATAGATACAGATTATCGACATCCGTACAAAAACAAACTCGAATCCACAACTTTGAGATAACTCAAGCTCTCAAACATCTACCATGGATCATTTTACGTCGATTGACCAAGTTTTgcaaatcaaatttgaaattataattaattagacAATATCACAAAACTAAACTAATgtaatttgattaaaatttgatatagtTGAGTCATATCTTAAgttttaagaaaatgaaaaatgatatatttagaCTGAatctcttaatatttaaaaattaatttttatatttagaataaatttaaaactaaagtttcatttacttttattttttaaaataaaaattaatataataactCGGTTAAAACCGATTACATACTCAACAAAAATGATTCATAAATCACTCATCAAGAGACATAAATTATAGATCCAAGCGCTAAAATGCTTTCATATGTAATAGTTGACactaattgtttaaaattattaatttttaagtaaaatttaaaataaaaggaatATTAGTATAgtagaaaaattatttgaaaagttagttattatttagagatgaaattttattaacgtaattaatttgtattttttaatcaatatacataaaagggtattttaagaataaattttattaatatgatttatgatattaaaaatttagtatttacttatataataatattataaataaataacagatatatatatatacaataggAGATTGATCTTTGCCATGTAAGTGCTTATTATGTGTTTGTTATTTTGATGGCAAGTAATAAAAAGGCATTTAGAACACAAGATTTCTTATTATACCCATAAGACTATTATTTAGAGGTTTATCTCACATCGtgtaattcaattttttatattatttcaaatcAACTAATTAGTTGCATTATCATGACACATCAATTGCATGCCCTTATGTCCCGATCATGACCCTATTATATCCCAATCATTTAGATCATCCTATGAAGCATGTAAATGACTCGGGAGGCAGCGTTTCAACATTTTCGAACCGTTTCTCATTTCAAAAACGCGAAGATAGCCCGAAACGGTGTTCGAGGCGTTTttgtaaattgcgaaacgttCCAAGGGGGTTTTGCAATTTACAGAAATACGTGAGAAACTCATTTCTTGTGGGAAACTTGTTTCCAACAACCATAGTCACCTGCAACGAGAAAGGTCACCAAAAGGTGAGGCGATATAGAGTGTGCGGCGACAATCGACGGTGAGGCGAAAGATTGAGTGTACGGTGGCAGTCAGCGATGAGGGTGAGAAACGAACGATGGTGACTGAGCTATGTCGACTGTGGAAGAGGCGAAATCGAAAGTGAATGTAAGGGTAAGAGAGTCATCGATGGCGAGCGATGGTGGCAAAGACGCGTCGACTATGAGAAATGCGAGATTGAATGCGAGGGTGAGGGCAAGAGACTCGTCGATGGCGAGAGAGGTAGCAACAATGGCAGATACGCGTCAACTATGAGAGGCGAGATCAACTACGAGGGTAAGAGATGTGGCGACGACTAAAGAGGCGGCGATGGTGGTAGAGACGGATGAAATGGCGGCGGTCAGCCATTGACAGTGAGCAATAAGACAGGTCTGCGACGGTAGTCTGCCATTGACAATGAACACTAATGTAATTTAGGgtttacaaaattaaacttaatattatttatagtatataaattataaattaatttcacatacaccctgtattttttaaaattataatttacctCGCGTTTTCATttcctaacttttttgaaaaaatactaTTTCTACATTTCCGTTTTCGTACAACATAGAGATCATCAACAACATTCATTATCACGACTTGTTCTTGatatgacaaaatttatttaccTCCATCAAATAGTAAATTTTTGTTATGTATTTGGTATCATCATTTTAACTTACTAAATGACTATTTTGTTTTGTAAACATAAATGAAAGGACTATTTATGTCATTAACCAAATCAATAAATGGCCATCATAAACctatgggaaattctattcgcatCCAACTTTTTACTCTTCGTagccataattaaaataaatttaacaaatactccTCACACCTATTATTATTACTTGTTGCACCCACttatattccaaaattaccctcatATATCTCATACATCGTGTCGTTCCTTTCTCTACAGCCACTCACTGTCGTCCCCGTCTTTATAGCCGCGTCTCTCTGCTCTGCGCTTGCTGATAACACAGGTAATTTTTACAAGTTTGAACTTGGAGGCTAGAAGGGGAGAGGTTCGATAGGCAAAGGTGATGGCTGCCTGGGTTCTGGATTGGTCACCGCCATCGAACCGGAGGCAGCATGGCCTTCGAACTGGGTTTGGAGGCTACCTGCGCCTCCGAAACCTGGATTTCGGAGGCTTGGGTTGCTTCCGAAACCTAGGTTTCGGAAACGGCCCGCGCCTCCGAACTCCAGGTTTCGGAAGCGCTGGCCGCCTCCAAACCCTAGAGTTCGGAGGCAGCTGCCtccgaaccctggagttcggaGACGGCCTATGCCTCCGAACTCTAGGGTTTGGAGGCGTCCAAAGCCTCCGAAACCTGAATTTCGGAGGGTTGGTtcccgaactctagagttcggaggtagCCCATGCCTCCGAACCCTAGAGTTTGAAGGCGTTGGCTACCTCCGAACTCTGGAGTTCGGAGGTGCTGGGAGCCTCCGAAATCTGGAGTTCGGAGgctctcaatttttattttatatattatataataaaatatattacagATTTCAATTTGCATGAACCCTCCACTATTTTAATTTACAGTTAAGTTAATATAATgctataatatgtatataatacatatacatatattatgataataataatattaatattattattattaaaattactacctccgaactctagagttcggaggctcctaaaatatataatatattatattatatattttttacacttaattttttatttaagtattgcagtagaataatttaatttttaatacaaataaatacatattttttacttaatttttttaatctaataacGGATTTTCCGAACCCACGGGTTCAGAAAATCTGTAGTTCCCCGAACTCTAGGGTTCGGGaaacatatcttttatttttttatattttatataattgtattaacatattttatattaacatatttttttatacttaattttttatttaagtattagattcgaataatttatttttttaaaaaatcaaatatataattttttgcttaatttttttttatctaactaTGATTTCCCGAATATGTGGGTTCAGGAAAATCCATAATTTCCCAAACTCATGGGTTCGGGGaacatatcttttatttttttatattttatattttatgaaattatattaacatatttttttaatataatatattttatattaacattatattaacatatttttgtatacttaatttttttatataagtattggacttgaataatttaattttttttaaataaatacatatttcttcctaaattttatttaatatcatgttgCCGAATTCCAAAGTTCGAGAAACACCATATTTCCCGAACTTTAGGGTTCGGGGAATTTGGAATTCCCCGAACTCTGGAATTCGGGGAATCCTACTTCCCCGAACTCCAGCATTCGGGGAAGGCTAGCATTCCCGAATGCCAGGTAGCCATTCACAAACATTCATCTCTTTAACATATTTAAATCTCAACAATTTCGATTCACAAATACAAGCTTCAcaatacacaaaaaatatatgaaaataaataatcgcacactatatatatatatatatatatacaaagacacacaaacatatatttatatatacttacacatacatatagagatatatatatataggaaggaaGCTCGGCGGCCATGACTGCCGAGCTTCATCAATCACGCCCAgaatcccatatatatatatatatctatatgtatgtgtgcgtgtatatatatatatttgtgtgtctgtgtgtgcgtatacatatatatacacgcacacacagacacacaaatatatatatacgcacacatacatatagatatatatatatataaagagaggaAGGGCCGCCGAGCTTCcccgaaccctggagttcgggGGAGTGATTGATGAAGCTCGGCGACCATGGCTGTCGAGCttccttcctatatatatatatatatatatgtttgttgtgttaatgtatatatgtatatatatacgtgtgtattttttgttgtattaatatcttttttgttgtattatatacattggatatgatatttttttgttatattgtcTTTGTTTTGGAAGGGATAGATGGCGATTTTGAAATGAATGGGTGGCAGGTAATTgattgaggaagaaaatgaatgtaagggtaaaaatgagttttcaaaataggatattttagatatattaaaatatagctgcgaagaataaaattttcattgtgaatagaatttttctatATCGCCATGGACAACATATTTTTAGAATCACTACTTGCCAATGATTTTGCCCTCATCATTGAAATTTGGAAGCCTCGCCTAACTTCAAATGctaacaaattatttattataggAGTAGCTCTACCTTTAAATGAGGTTGTCTACAATTCTTATGGGTTTCgtcaacaattaaaaagaagATGGCGATAAAAATATATTGCATCATGAGTTGAGGGGTAAAAttgtataattatatttaatttttaatttataaaaaaaagtaaaataaaattattcgaTAACTTTAATGTAGttgttgaaaattgaaaatcttgTCCAACTTTCAATGTGAATGAATCGTTTACCACACAAGAAACTCTTAAGTTGGATGAGGTTGTCGATGATTCTCATTATTGCCATCgcaaccaaaaagaaaatgaggagaGAAAGAGGTAGAATTAAACCATCATATTTGTTCTGTGAAGTATTGCACTAAAATATAATTCGACTAAACTTCTAATATTGTAAGAACATAATCAAATTATCTTACAAGACTAAATAGGAAGGTTTAATTCTACTTGacataatattttgaatataaaattataatctgAGCttcgattttatttttgtaaaaaattgaGTATTAATTGTATCTATTTAAAGAGTCGATTTTAAATTTTCACCGATAATTACTTGTCCATTCATTTAGATTGTGGAGTAAGTGGATCGTGAGTCTATTTAGAGAGTGAAACATCTCACTCCGAAGGCTAAGGGcttgttctttttgttgttttcaatccattttgagtttttagtttttcaaaacactgaaaatgcgttctcttttctgtttttaaaaacgcgtttttgaaaacaaaacaaaaaaaattgcaaaagaaacccaaaacaacaaaataccaaaacattgaaaatgttgttttgggtgttttcaatgAAAACACAATGAAAATaccaaaacacggaaaacgcATTCAACCCCTGCTCACCCACCTGCTCGCTGCAGAGACCCagacctctcatctctctcatCGCTTCTCCATTTTtgcctctcttctcttctggcCGTTGACCGCCATCGTCATCGCTGAGCTGAGCTTCTAGCCCGCCATCTCCTTTCTCTTCTCAGAGCTTCTGGCCTGCCACCGCTACACCATCACCACCGCCGATACTGCCACCACGACCACCGCTGTCGACCGCCCCCATCGCAAACCCTCGGATCGCAACCGACACCACCGCCCACCGCCGTTGATCTCCCCCCTGTttccttcctcttctcttctcttctggcCTGCCACCACC
The Diospyros lotus cultivar Yz01 chromosome 12, ASM1463336v1, whole genome shotgun sequence DNA segment above includes these coding regions:
- the LOC127814015 gene encoding uncharacterized protein LOC127814015 isoform X3; protein product: MDSARGWFHKLQSRDRLTSSSKEKESTSTGKADGSLSDEEASNITKQRVALAKQYIENHYREQKKILQERKERRNLLEKKLADADVSEEDQNNLLKFLEKKETEYMRLQRHKMGADDFELLTMIGKGAFGEVRVCREKTTGNVYAMKKLKKSEMLRRGQVEHVKAERNLLAEVDSNYIVKLYCSFQDDEFLYLIMEYLPGGDVMTLLMRKDILTEDEARFYVAETVLAIESIHKHNYIHRDIKPDNLLLDRYGHLRLSDFGLCKPLDCNTLQEKDFSVGESLNDTSDNADSENAERSSAPKRTQQEKLQHWQKNRRMLAYSTVGTPDYIAPEVLMKKGYAMECDWWSLGAIMYEMLVGYPPFYSDDAMSTCRKIVNWRTHLKFPEEAKLSPEAKDLISKLLCSVNQRLGSKGAEEIKAHPFFCGVDWERIYQMEAAFIPEVNDELDTQNFEKFEESDNLTQAPSKTGPWRKLN
- the LOC127814015 gene encoding uncharacterized protein LOC127814015 isoform X2; translation: MDSARGWFHKLQSRDRLTSSSKEKESTSTGKADGSLSDEEASNITKQRVALAKQYIENHYREQKKILQERKERRNLLEKKLADADVSEEDQNNLLKFLEKKETEYMRLQRHKMGADDFELLTMIGKGAFGEVRVCREKTTGNVYAMKKLKKSEMLRRGQVEHVKAERNLLAEVDSNYIVKLYCSFQDDEFLYLIMEYLPGGDVMTLLMRKDILTEDEARFYVAETVLAIESIHKHNYIHRYGHLRLSDFGLCKPLDCNTLQEKDFSVGESLNDTSDNADSENAERSSAPKRTQQEKLQHWQKNRRMLAYSTVGTPDYIAPEVLMKKGYAMECDWWSLGAIMYEMLVGYPPFYSDDAMSTCRKIVNWRTHLKFPEEAKLSPEAKDLISKLLCSVNQRLGSKGAEEIKAHPFFCGVDWERIYQMEAAFIPEVNDELDTQNFEKFEESDNLTQAPSKTGPWRKMLSPKDINFVGYTYKNFEIVNDFQVPGMAELKKKTPKPKKPTIKSLFGEDSDTQDTANEPPQGSFMNLLPPHQEFSQKREGSS
- the LOC127814015 gene encoding uncharacterized protein LOC127814015 isoform X1, which translates into the protein MDSARGWFHKLQSRDRLTSSSKEKESTSTGKADGSLSDEEASNITKQRVALAKQYIENHYREQKKILQERKERRNLLEKKLADADVSEEDQNNLLKFLEKKETEYMRLQRHKMGADDFELLTMIGKGAFGEVRVCREKTTGNVYAMKKLKKSEMLRRGQVEHVKAERNLLAEVDSNYIVKLYCSFQDDEFLYLIMEYLPGGDVMTLLMRKDILTEDEARFYVAETVLAIESIHKHNYIHRDIKPDNLLLDRYGHLRLSDFGLCKPLDCNTLQEKDFSVGESLNDTSDNADSENAERSSAPKRTQQEKLQHWQKNRRMLAYSTVGTPDYIAPEVLMKKGYAMECDWWSLGAIMYEMLVGYPPFYSDDAMSTCRKIVNWRTHLKFPEEAKLSPEAKDLISKLLCSVNQRLGSKGAEEIKAHPFFCGVDWERIYQMEAAFIPEVNDELDTQNFEKFEESDNLTQAPSKTGPWRKMLSPKDINFVGYTYKNFEIVNDFQVPGMAELKKKTPKPKKPTIKSLFGEDSDTQDTANEPPQGSFMNLLPPHQEFSQKREGSS